A single window of Dryocola sp. LX212 DNA harbors:
- a CDS encoding O-antigen ligase family protein yields MNLLAWCVMSGVCGLFWLLNKTSLRSGGKLTGGLLCAGAILMSLPLMWSPSQAALDNALPRIVGVWAGLVFWFTLRQARFTTKQQQWLLTCLALASLIEAIVVLTELYGHVRWLPRIWLKMLDKYGRGGVGVFQQVNVTASFLAMGLGSTLLLLGVKSATLPARRLEALRVFVLMSAAVVISAVLTLIYSRVGWLGGILVTGGIYALLRSAHYRETSHRRLRLLLLPVVGVIAGLMMMKLSVMQALAAHEGSNHQRILTLYQTILYALQHPFLGSGAGTYEGMYQDYLAALPGGNPGIELMAHPHNELLYQFAEGGVVALSGALLWCLLYLLRWRHARMPLQAGALLLMLPFLLHTQLEYPLYYSVPHWLALLLLLCLSEESDERTLQADTRTYKRVRIGMVALMVYGAIISFQSFRAGQVLDLFEATELSQPEDIAGLNVPWVLRQRHDQDMTQLRLIRFRTDPDWFSLRKYTKENAIWMSVHAWPDFYRNQIAVLRYLHEEDQAAVWQDKARRLFPWEKDFLPSSSPSQE; encoded by the coding sequence ATGAATCTCCTGGCCTGGTGTGTGATGTCTGGGGTGTGTGGGCTGTTCTGGTTGTTAAATAAAACATCGCTGCGTTCCGGAGGGAAACTCACTGGAGGATTGCTGTGCGCCGGTGCGATACTAATGAGCCTGCCCCTAATGTGGTCTCCTTCTCAGGCAGCACTGGATAATGCCCTCCCCCGTATTGTCGGAGTCTGGGCTGGACTGGTTTTTTGGTTCACGCTAAGGCAAGCCCGGTTTACGACGAAGCAGCAGCAATGGTTGTTAACCTGCCTGGCGCTGGCGAGTCTGATAGAAGCCATTGTGGTACTAACTGAACTTTATGGTCATGTTCGCTGGCTCCCTCGTATCTGGCTGAAAATGCTGGATAAATATGGGCGCGGGGGTGTGGGTGTTTTTCAGCAGGTCAACGTAACCGCAAGTTTCCTTGCTATGGGGTTAGGATCCACGTTGTTACTGTTAGGGGTGAAATCCGCCACATTACCTGCCCGTCGGCTGGAAGCTTTACGTGTTTTTGTGCTGATGAGCGCAGCTGTCGTTATATCCGCAGTACTAACCTTAATTTATTCCCGTGTAGGATGGCTGGGAGGAATTCTGGTGACCGGGGGAATTTATGCCTTATTACGCTCGGCACATTATCGGGAGACCAGTCATCGTCGCTTACGTTTGCTACTTTTACCGGTAGTTGGGGTAATTGCGGGGTTGATGATGATGAAATTGTCGGTTATGCAAGCCCTGGCTGCACACGAAGGTTCTAATCACCAACGTATATTGACGCTGTATCAGACTATACTCTATGCCTTACAGCATCCGTTCCTTGGATCTGGTGCTGGTACATACGAAGGTATGTACCAGGATTATCTGGCAGCACTGCCGGGCGGGAATCCGGGAATAGAGCTTATGGCACATCCGCACAACGAATTGCTATATCAGTTTGCAGAAGGGGGTGTAGTGGCGCTCAGTGGTGCTTTGCTATGGTGTCTTCTTTATCTGTTGCGCTGGCGACATGCACGCATGCCGCTCCAGGCTGGCGCATTACTGTTAATGCTGCCGTTTTTGTTACACACACAGCTCGAATATCCCTTGTATTATTCAGTTCCTCATTGGCTGGCTCTATTATTACTCTTGTGTTTATCAGAAGAAAGTGATGAACGCACTCTCCAGGCTGACACGCGAACGTATAAACGGGTTCGTATCGGTATGGTAGCGCTGATGGTATACGGGGCTATCATATCCTTTCAGTCCTTCCGGGCAGGCCAGGTGCTGGATCTGTTTGAGGCTACGGAACTCAGTCAACCAGAAGATATTGCCGGTTTGAACGTGCCATGGGTGTTGCGCCAGCGCCACGATCAGGATATGACCCAACTTCGCCTGATCCGTTTTCGAACCGATCCAGATTGGTTTTCTTTACGGAAATACACAAAAGAGAATGCGATATGGATGTCCGTGCATGCTTGGCCGGATTTTTACCGTAACCAGATAGCTGTTTTACGATATTTGCATGAAGAAGACCAAGCTGCGGTTTGGCAGGATAAAGCCCGCCGATTATTCCCGTGGGAAAAAGATTTCCTGCCAAGCAGTTCCCCCTCTCAAGAATAA
- a CDS encoding DsbA family protein — translation MTLMTSRPTLLALLLMSTLSASAAETAVTANNADQVGKMAEEYLVAHPEKIGEVLSTYLAEHPEFLVAAGENLRQRQQQAQQEAMVQLALEHQAELLSKDTPSVGPVDAKAAVVMFFDYQCAYCSKMAPVVESLVKANPDVRFVFKELPIFAPRWPVSGQAARTGLKIWQEKGADAYIAYHNGLYATGHNEGALTQDDVHQIAAPYLSKDTLVALDKNAADSKENAVLKANTALAQTMHFTGTPAFVVMPQNKGTATQITVLPGATEQSTLQTAISKASGK, via the coding sequence ATGACGTTAATGACATCCCGCCCAACCCTGCTTGCCCTGCTCTTGATGAGCACCCTTTCCGCTTCCGCTGCCGAAACAGCGGTGACGGCGAATAATGCCGATCAGGTTGGGAAAATGGCTGAAGAGTATCTGGTAGCACACCCGGAAAAAATTGGCGAAGTGCTCAGCACCTATCTGGCTGAACATCCAGAGTTTTTGGTCGCTGCGGGCGAAAACCTGCGTCAGCGCCAGCAACAGGCTCAGCAGGAGGCGATGGTGCAGCTAGCGCTTGAGCATCAAGCCGAGCTGTTGAGCAAAGATACTCCGTCCGTGGGCCCAGTGGATGCAAAAGCTGCGGTAGTGATGTTCTTTGACTATCAATGTGCCTATTGCAGCAAAATGGCTCCGGTTGTCGAGTCACTGGTGAAAGCGAACCCGGATGTCCGCTTTGTCTTTAAAGAACTGCCTATTTTTGCACCACGCTGGCCTGTTTCCGGTCAGGCAGCCCGTACAGGGTTGAAAATCTGGCAGGAGAAAGGTGCTGATGCTTATATCGCTTACCATAATGGCCTGTATGCTACCGGCCATAATGAAGGTGCTTTGACCCAGGATGATGTACATCAAATAGCTGCGCCTTATCTCAGCAAAGATACACTGGTGGCGCTTGATAAAAATGCGGCGGACAGCAAGGAAAATGCAGTTCTGAAAGCCAATACGGCGCTTGCTCAGACGATGCACTTTACGGGTACACCTGCCTTTGTCGTGATGCCACAGAATAAAGGTACGGCTACACAGATCACCGTTCTTCCTGGAGCAACGGAACAAAGCACCTTGCAGACAGCAATCAGCAAGGCCAGCGGGAAGTAA
- a CDS encoding fimbria/pilus periplasmic chaperone: protein MRKLATCFGCALLIIATLPAWAGVVIGGTRFVFAEHQKALSLSLRNTSDQPWLVNIRVLNGGDWPGSLPASAGNVPLMVTPPLFSLKSRGENNVRIISTNSNLPKDRESLFTLSVASIPSGRPGPDSVQLAVRSRLKLFWRPDGLKGSPDNAYRQLRWQITQSGLMVSNPTPYYVTVFKLNVDGQAVDNAGVVAPFSDRHTPWCKGKTVCPLRWQSINDYGRVMPVVTLSVSGNANVSTTDKIDRR from the coding sequence ATGCGTAAGTTAGCTACATGTTTTGGATGTGCGTTGCTGATAATAGCGACGCTACCCGCCTGGGCTGGTGTGGTTATCGGGGGGACCCGATTTGTGTTCGCTGAACACCAAAAGGCGCTTTCCCTTTCTCTGCGCAATACCAGTGACCAGCCCTGGCTTGTGAACATCCGCGTGCTCAACGGTGGTGACTGGCCAGGTAGCCTTCCTGCCAGTGCTGGAAATGTTCCTTTAATGGTTACTCCGCCCCTGTTTTCGCTGAAATCACGAGGTGAAAACAATGTCCGGATTATTAGCACTAATTCGAATCTGCCGAAAGATCGAGAATCCCTTTTTACCCTCAGTGTCGCCTCTATACCATCAGGGCGGCCAGGACCGGATTCTGTACAGCTGGCGGTACGTTCGCGCCTGAAACTGTTCTGGCGGCCTGATGGATTGAAAGGGTCTCCAGACAATGCTTATCGCCAGCTACGTTGGCAAATAACACAGTCAGGTCTGATGGTAAGTAACCCCACGCCGTATTATGTGACGGTATTTAAGCTGAACGTCGATGGCCAGGCGGTGGACAATGCCGGGGTGGTGGCCCCATTCAGCGATCGACATACCCCCTGGTGCAAAGGGAAAACCGTCTGTCCATTGCGCTGGCAGAGTATCAACGACTATGGTCGCGTGATGCCGGTAGTCACGTTAAGTGTCAGTGGCAACGCGAATGTCAGCACGACAGACAAAATCGACCGAAGATAA
- a CDS encoding fimbrial protein, translated as MKKVNYWLPVVLSTCLWLPVSWAHDGTVNVTGSITDNTCTVSPDSKALTVSMGTVSSKTFSRAGDGAAYQPFNIVLEKCGGAASSVSVSFTGTADSQNTSLLSLTGGEGYATGLAVGIYDRDKNFIPLNTAGEETGLTPNQPSVTLNFYARYVASGAAVTPGIANAAGTFMLIYA; from the coding sequence ATGAAAAAGGTTAACTATTGGTTACCTGTTGTGCTCAGCACTTGTTTGTGGCTGCCGGTCTCATGGGCCCATGATGGAACCGTGAACGTGACCGGGAGCATCACCGATAATACTTGTACCGTTTCGCCAGATTCAAAGGCGCTTACGGTGTCAATGGGCACCGTAAGCAGCAAGACATTTAGTCGCGCAGGTGATGGGGCTGCATACCAGCCTTTCAATATTGTATTGGAAAAATGTGGAGGGGCTGCTTCCAGTGTTAGCGTCAGCTTTACGGGCACAGCAGATAGCCAGAATACATCCCTGTTGTCACTGACCGGTGGAGAAGGATATGCCACTGGTTTAGCTGTAGGAATTTATGACCGGGATAAAAATTTCATTCCTCTGAATACTGCCGGGGAAGAAACTGGGCTAACGCCTAATCAACCGTCTGTTACGTTGAATTTTTATGCTCGTTACGTGGCAAGCGGCGCTGCGGTTACGCCAGGTATCGCCAATGCGGCCGGCACCTTTATGCTGATTTATGCGTAA
- a CDS encoding fimbrial protein codes for MLGTNVARAADSDYNLKITGTIVAQTCDVTSQSQNQTVNIGDFSTPEFPSTGSTGAEKPFKIDLTGCTPGIAGAKVMFSGAADATNPDLLALSDTSGGGEMATGVGVEILDGSKNTIPINNTDSGLFSLQEGSNSLQFYLRYKSTTDTVTAGNATAVMYFDLQYQ; via the coding sequence ATGCTGGGCACTAATGTGGCAAGAGCGGCCGACAGTGACTATAACCTGAAAATTACCGGCACTATTGTGGCTCAGACCTGTGATGTCACTAGTCAGAGCCAGAACCAGACAGTGAATATCGGGGATTTTTCTACCCCTGAATTTCCGTCCACTGGTAGTACCGGGGCTGAGAAACCGTTTAAGATCGATCTTACAGGCTGTACGCCAGGGATCGCCGGTGCGAAGGTGATGTTCAGTGGTGCAGCCGATGCTACGAATCCGGATCTCCTGGCGCTATCTGATACCAGTGGCGGCGGTGAGATGGCCACCGGTGTTGGAGTGGAAATTCTGGATGGCAGTAAAAACACGATTCCTATCAATAACACGGACTCCGGGCTATTTTCGCTGCAGGAAGGGAGTAATTCCCTACAATTTTACCTGCGCTACAAATCCACGACCGACACGGTAACTGCCGGTAATGCCACGGCTGTTATGTACTTTGACCTGCAGTATCAATAA